Genomic DNA from Macadamia integrifolia cultivar HAES 741 chromosome 6, SCU_Mint_v3, whole genome shotgun sequence:
ttgggaaaaacaaaaaacttaatCTAATTTCACCCCCTCCCATGTTCCTATgtgtcaatctctctcctccctgaaAGACAACTTTACCCCTGAttagggagaagagagatatagACACAAATATCGCTCTCACTTCCCTATATTGTTATGTAAACACCTTTATACTTattcttttgtgtgtgtgtcttGAACTTCTTTGAAATTAGATTCGTATTACTTTAGCACgcgtatttttttttctttagggtAAGAGTTCGCTCTGTGGTTGCATAGGCCTCGCACTAGTAGCACAAAAAGGAGCATCATAtgaatgggattttttattctCACAACGGTGGGACAATAATTTCATGTTCATGCGCTCTACTGTCTAAAGCGTTGATGCACTAGGGCCACATGATtagacaactttttttttccgataattttttaaatataaaatccaaTTTGTTCAAAAAGGCAAGCAGCAACATCATGTTTTATATCACTTATGTAACATTAAGGATTGACGTAATATTAATTCTTCCTCTTACAAATTATTACATAATGCCAATAGGTAGTAGGTTAGCATTATAACGGTATCAATTTGTAACTGAACCGAGCCAAATTAACCGAATTGAATCAGTTTAAATTTAGTTCCAAGTATTGAGCATTCACTTCGGTTTAGGGTATAAATAACCATTGGTTCAAACTGAAATCGAACCGAATTACCATCCGTTTGAGTATATGAGTATTCAcctctcttttatatatatatatatatatatatatattcacatgCTAAGACAATTCATCACATATATCATATATCAATTGAATGCGTATATCATCACATATTCATATGCTAAGACAATTATGGAATTAACAATGGctataaggcccataacttgagccccattatggcctttgatCAATCACAATCATGGTACAAGAGTGGAACCCATTACATAACCAAATTAAACCGTATTATACAATCAAATTAGAACCAAAATTGAGCCGAACATAATTAAATAGTCTTAAGTATCAAAATATAGAACTGAGTCAATTCtcgatttgatttcaatttacCTTATCATCACtctgaaccaaatcaaaactgaaccgagccAATTGAAACCCTTAGTTAGACCGAATATGaacttaggccctctttggtgtcatttttctttttttatttttgttcacatCATAACCTAATAACCATATGTCAATTAAACGAATTTAATTATGTAGAAGCCACTATGgttattttgaaataaaatgtgaaaaaatgacaaataaaatttttagcCCACATTTAATTGGCAGGAATGGTTCGTATGGTTCGTGCAACTGGGCTCTCGCTTTATAGAGACAGGGGCCCAGCCCAATGTCTGAAGGCCGCCAGCGCAGACCATCCCAACCTCATCCTCACACAAGCAAGACTGAGCCCAGCCGAGTCGTGCTCAGCTCGGCCCCTGGCACAAGAGCTTTTTCGCCCGAAATGACACCCCCACTGTCCTACATGTGATATGTATATATTAGATACCAACATATATATAGAAATCACATATATACTTAACCAACCCCATACACGATATGTATATATCAAACCTCTCCTTTATACATACATATTTTTTCTCTGCTGGACTTTGGGCAGGCCAGACCTAACCCGAAAACTGGCCTAGCAGTCCTCGCTCCCCATAGCGCGCTAGTGATGTAGAcaaatttaggggtgtcaattggtcaggCCAAGCTAATTCCAGTAGGACCCAATCGGTTTTTCCCCCTTAGAACCTCGCACCATGACACCCAATTGGTCCTCATAGGCTAGGTATGGTCCCATTTATAAACTGTCAATCAGGCACAAGCCTTCATAGGGTTATTAATAATCATGTTAAATTGGCCTTAAATGGGCTAATGAAACATTTTATCTTTATATATTCTTTAAAAGTGTCGGGCTGAGTAAACGGACTCTAAATAAGTGTTAAGCATTGCTCTAAAATGGCTTTAAACATGTCGAGATGAGTCAAGCTATTAATCAATCAGCCTCGATCGGACGATCATCGAGTAGGACTTCTACACCGAGAATACCAAATAGTATTCAATTCATGCTTGAGCCTTGCATGTGTTAATAAGTGGGCCAGGCCAATCTCTGGTTTTGGATTGGACTGCCAATGCGGACTTAGAATTGACACACCTATAAACGTATTACCAACACGATAGTTGATGCAAGGAATAGGATGTTCTCTTCCGGCTGGGATTCTCTCCCCCCACTCTATCCTTGATCCTGGAACAAGTTCTCATACACCTTCCGTAAGACGCATGGAAAAGATCTATGCAATTAAAAGAGAGACGCAGGGGAGTCTATGTGTCCCCCAAAGTATAAGAGGATTTTACTAAATCCAAAGACCTATGCTTTAAAAGAGAGACTCAAGAAAGTCCATGTGTCCCTCATAGTTCTAAGTACATGAACCTCATTTggattctctctcctttaaaaaaaataataataataaggccacatctaagataaagtGAGGGTCAAGGGGACCAAGGGGCCCAGTCCTCTCTTCCTTGCTCCGACTTACTCTTTTCAagaaaattgatattttttaactTGAATTTCTCCAAAGTGAAAGCCTAAAGTGTATTGGCCACATTATAATTTATATCGACCTAGCTAATCAACCCACAAGTGACCAATGAAATGCCACAAACTGAAGCTCCCTATTGAAGCTCTCAGCCAGTCATAGCAGTGTGGCTCATTCTCTCTTATTACGTGGGACTATGGAGTATAGACAAGTAACAAGAAGACATAAAAAGCTATGCCCCCAATTGATGCctgctttaacttttctttgtcGTGATCGGTCCAAACTCTAGACTTATAATACATATCCGTTACTTACATGAGACATGATGGGCCCTtgaaagaatcttttgatttcattTACCTAAAGCCACACAATATAGAACAAACCACCTAACCAAAAAATACAGTATCATTGAATATTATAAAGTATGACTCATAATTCCCTCCACCCAAGttggagagagaattttttattctttatttcatCCTTCAATTAGATTAGAGAAGGAAATTTTCGATCATGAACAATATGGAGCAAGAgtaaatgatgaatctaaaatATGACCCGCGAGAATAGTCAGATCGTAAGCTTGAAAATCtgttattagtgaaaaaaagaaaacaatgacTTCAAAATCTAATAACTCATGGTGAAGAAAAGATTATCTCTTTATCATTGGTCAAAGAAAACTTAATCTTACAAAGTAAATcataatttcataatttcataattttttttttctttttctatttaacCAGTTATCACCTTAGCCCCCACATCACCAAGCGCATAGGCAAGTTGAAGAACTCAAACGGGTAGcattttctttctattattgttatttttctttttgagacaTTAACATCTTACTATTGTGCTAGTGGTGAAACTTCTTTGAATATCTAGGATACCCTAGCTTGTGGTACAAGCATTATTGATTCTTGTGTGTGgctgtgttttttttcttctcttttttgctaaaaggttaACGATTTAACAACACAGCTGCAAAACAAACAAGAATTAGCCACCTTCAAACATACCGTAAGTATTAATCTTATTAAGATATAACAAAATCTATATTGAGGTTTGATAGTTGCACAATAAAAGTCTACTTCAGAGTAATGCCCCGATTTGCAAGAATATTGGATATAAAATTAATTTCATGATAGCAATGAAAATTGGATCTCACTCATCTCCTTAGCATCCATCTCTTAAGTCGGGCCATAATTACCTGAGCGAACGACACATGATAAGCAAATAAGGCATTGATCCAATGGTTCTAGAATGGCATCGAAAATGAGACAATGACAGGCCGAAAAACGAGATACCAAAAACCGTTGGATCACTACCTCACCCAGCCACATGTCACTTGCCAAAATAGTCATGAACAAGACCTAGGTGATAGACGCCAAGGAGAGGAGTGGAATCCATGAAAAATCTTCAAAAGAGATTGAAGATAGAATCTAAGGTTCCACTGCTAGtgctctcttttcttcctctcaaGTTAAGGAAATGGGAAtcgaaagaaaattaaaaaacaagatAAATCAGAAGAAAAGTCAAATTAGATCCATCCATAGTTGCTAAATTATTTTCATCCATCTCCCAAATTTAATCATTATAAATGCTGTTACATAAATTCCATCCACCTTATGCTATATACAAAACTATAAcccagaattaaagtaggaaattgggggaaaaaataaaataaaatccgcgtgaaaaaaaaaaaaaaaactttgcagCAGACCTCCCACAGCTCCTCTCTGCACAAACCAATCTGAGAATCCATCTGTCTATCTATATCGTAATCTAAATTTGTCTAAAGGAAATCTAACAGACTTCCCTTCTCTGGGGGAGTGGGGAACCTTCCCCTTCCATTCTCAATTTTTACCACTTATACCATTGCTCTCTGAATCGTTTCAAGACCCCATCAATGGCAACATCAAAAGCATCCTTCATACTCTCCAACCCCTCATTCGGTTCAGCATACACGAATTTGGGTATGAAATCGATTAtcatctctctcattctcttcacTTCTTCTCTGCTAAACCTCTCAAGAACCCTTCTAATGGAAGTTCCATTCTTCACCTCATTACGGTCAATAAACACAGAGTAACTTTTGGGTTCGCCAGGCAAGAACCACTCATACTGGTAATAAGCCGTTCTCTTCCAGAAGAACACCGGGATCGAACCAGCCAACATGCAATCAAATATGGATCGTCTCGTAAAACTATCCCCCCTCGGCTGCAAACAGAAATCCGACTCCAAGAACATCTCCAGGATCGCCGAGGATCCGTTAGAGCAACGTGATCCGGCACAGTCCAGGGAGCGGCACGAGTCTGATTCGTCACGACATTGTTGTAACAGGATCCCTCGAAAGTCGTTTTTGATTGTCTGACGCGCCGCTCCGGCGAAGCAGAAGAGGGTTTTGCGGTTGCGCGACCTCACGAACTCCTGCCACTGCCGTACCTCTGATTGGGTTTTTGGGTGGAACCCGGTTGGGTAGGGGACACCGACGTCGAAGTAGTCCCAAGGGTTCCGCTCGATGAGGAGGCGCGTGATATTCCTCATCGCCGGCAGGTAGATGCAGCTAGACCCCCAATCGCCGTCTTTAGAGCGGCGGAAATCCCAAGTTATGCGACCCATCATCATGAAATGATCCCAACCGTCGGATCGGTTCAAGAATGGCTGCTGCCGTACCCATTTGAGTAACATCTCGCAATGGAAGTCACGCTCTTGAGAGTTGGAATGGGTCCAGAGATACTTACCGACGGCGAGTCCCGCGTAGAAAGGAAGGTAAAACGCAGAGGCGGAGTTGGGGTCAAGGGTCCGACACCGGTGCCCCAAAATACGGTTGTGGAAGATGATCTCCGACGCGAACTGATCAGTCCAGTACCACGAATGGATCAAACTTTTCGGAACAATTCCATCAAGTCCGGCCGCTCTCTGGCCGAATCCCCCGTTGGCGAGCGCGTTGCAGCGGGAACCCCAAGGGTTCAAGTCCTGGCAGTTATCGGAGAGTTCTCTGTTGAACATGGGAGGGAGATCGTAAACGTAGACCTTGCCGGAGCTGCATGGATCTCCGGAGGAACTGTTGTCGATGACAGGGTTGCTGGGAAAGGACAAACTGTTGTCGATGACAAGGTTGCTGGGAAAGGACCAATGGCGGACAGAGAAAGAAGCGGGGAGGGAACGAGCcatgaagaggaggaggagttgCAGTATCAGAATGCTGAAGATTAGCCATGCTATGGGGTGGGTGGAGATGTAGACGTGGATCGAATAAAGAGCTGCTTTCTTACGGTCTGCAGAGTCTGGGGTTTTGGGTCTTTTGAGAGACTGTGGTTGTAGGTGAGGCGGCGATTCCGATGAGGGAAGCATCAGAGGCTATATATTTTCTCCCAAGCGAGGATTTTCCGGCGAATGATGACCGGAAAGAATGGTGTCACGAGTTTGGTAACTTTCCAGTGGGCTCTTGCAGAGACGTCTATTGAACGGGACCGGTGAGGTAGACGAGACTGAAGCGAAGTGGGGCATAAAACGGGGTTTAAGGAGTAACCAGGAACAGAGGCAACCGACGAATCTCGGGGGCACGTGGCAGTAGCCTCACTATAGTCCCCGGTGAACGCGGGGAGATGAAGTAGGGGTTCCACGAGGGGGTGTATACCTACGGACGGCCGGTCTGGAATCTCGACTGTAGATTATGTCTACGGGGCAGGTGTCCCGTATTGGAGTGATGAATCTTGATTTGATATTGGCGGCGGAAGATCCAATAAGGCCAAGGAGAAGGAGCTTAGCTGTATTGATGAGCCAACCATGGCGGACCACCGCCAGTGGCACTCTAAGAAGCGTCCGATTGACGGAAAATGGTTGACTTATTGACTTTTGTTAAGTTATTACGAACTCGGTACGAGGacctcttctagtcttcttgGACTGCAAAGCCACCACCGAATGCGGCACGAGGGACGCGGCACGTTTGTAGATGTGTATCGCATTTATATCTTTGGTTCTTCCTTATTAATAATAGGGATCCCATGTATGGAAGTTCTCAAAGATTAGATTaaggaaaccctaaaaattaTTAAGGAAAAACTAGCATTAAATCCGAGAAAACTTATAAAAGTTGGAAGTTTTAAACGCATCATAATTGTGAGATTATGACTCCAAAGGAGTTAgccattttgaatttaaattacCGTTTACTCCATTGGatccatttttcatttatttcattattataaagagaaacagaggatattatttcatataaaaaaaaataatccaaacAAGCTGAATCAAGGACTAAAAACCCAGAATCGGGATCTGGATCGGTTATAATCCAATATTTGATGTATGCTGTATCTAGAGCGTTTATATCGGGAAGTTCCATTCCTTGGTTTCAGGCAACATGTATTTAGACTttggcaccgtttgataacgagCAGAAATGGTTTTTCACGTTTTcggaaacaaaaatgaaatttttggtgtttgataaacctttttctcaaaatgttttTTGTAGATATAATGccaataaaaaacccaatagtatcatcggtgagggttcggttgcctctttttcggtttaaatagttgagagatttatcgggcacaacaacctttttttactctcaaatttgtttctagatttatttcgtcaaagtcgtttataTAATTGTAAAtgagcataaattttgatttatgtttctagaaacgggtgaagtggaacaactttatcaaaaaaaaagtgGATCAATGAAGAATTgatctagtttttgtttttttacaaGAAACGATGGATCCAAATTGATCAAATTCCTATTATTGTTTTAGCATGCATCCATTATATCAATGCATACATACAATCAGAGTTTTAAGAATAAGACTGCCAACTATCAGCCATGATCAATGTAGTCGATTCTCATAGATCCATTCCAAAACTTGATATCATATTGATGTTCAAATTGAACATATGCATAATCCAGACCATGACCTCTCTATCAAATCTTGCAAACAATCTCATCATATGTCTATGTGGCAATATTTAAAGTGGCATATATGATATAATCCTATAATGTGGCAATTATTAAAATCAACATGAGATTGAGAAATTTGAGAGCATGTATTACACATCTTAGGCTAGCATTTACCTACTACAATAACCTAAAATTGGTTTAGATAAATAATAAGGTTAATTGAAGTTCAGTGAAAAGCTTTAATGGATTGAATGGGCACTCGGGATCAACTCTATGCTCCTTCCATGGATTTGAAATGCTACTTTGTATTGATTGTCAATTTGAAGACTTAACATGTTAGATGCTTTTTGGAATAATCATTCTAATTGCTCTCATATCTTTATTTATGTGTACGCATTCTAGAATGGCTGCATTCTTATAATGTTT
This window encodes:
- the LOC122080752 gene encoding xyloglucan galactosyltransferase XLT2, whose amino-acid sequence is MLPSSESPPHLQPQSLKRPKTPDSADRKKAALYSIHVYISTHPIAWLIFSILILQLLLLFMARSLPASFSVRHWSFPSNLVIDNSLSFPSNPVIDNSSSGDPCSSGKVYVYDLPPMFNRELSDNCQDLNPWGSRCNALANGGFGQRAAGLDGIVPKSLIHSWYWTDQFASEIIFHNRILGHRCRTLDPNSASAFYLPFYAGLAVGKYLWTHSNSQERDFHCEMLLKWVRQQPFLNRSDGWDHFMMMGRITWDFRRSKDGDWGSSCIYLPAMRNITRLLIERNPWDYFDVGVPYPTGFHPKTQSEVRQWQEFVRSRNRKTLFCFAGAARQTIKNDFRGILLQQCRDESDSCRSLDCAGSRCSNGSSAILEMFLESDFCLQPRGDSFTRRSIFDCMLAGSIPVFFWKRTAYYQYEWFLPGEPKSYSVFIDRNEVKNGTSIRRVLERFSREEVKRMREMIIDFIPKFVYAEPNEGLESMKDAFDVAIDGVLKRFREQWYKW